From the Canis lupus dingo isolate Sandy chromosome 37, ASM325472v2, whole genome shotgun sequence genome, one window contains:
- the SLC23A3 gene encoding solute carrier family 23 member 3 isoform X4, with amino-acid sequence MSRSPHHPIQLRSMDLQDALAPLPLSSSPLPPPLPPPQSAVQNPSSHLWASQCGPPPWGLSCLLALQHILVLASLLCASHLLLLQGLPPGELSSSPAQLLASSFFSCGVSTILQIWIGSRLPLVQAPSLEFLVPALVLTQKLPLAIQTPGNSSLVLRRCGGPGCPGLALWNTSLREVSGAVVVSGLLQGTLGLLGGPGHLFPHCGPLVLAPSLVVAGFSAHREVALFCSTHWGLALLTWAPARYPRAPGGQLQTLHPTLPFLSSGSSRYSWLHPPRHHGSGCLTQAGSRRVAHLAGLLCVGLGLSPRLAQLLTAIPLPVLGGVLGVTQAVVLSTGFSSFHLADIDSGRNVFIVGFSIFMALLLPRWLREAPVLMSTGWSPLDVLLRSLLTEPIFLAGLLGFLLENTIPGTRLERGLGQGMPSPFAAPKAQMPEKSREKGAKEYELPFPIQKLHPCIPQPLRCLCPLPEDPGNEEGGPSEPGETADLLPGFGEQCPESSRELGSQ; translated from the exons ATGAGCCGATCACCCCACCATCCCATCCAACTCCGATCCATGGACCTGCAGGATGCCCTGGCTCCTCTGCCATTGTCGTcgtcaccactgccaccaccgcTGCCGCCACCACAATCTGCTGTCCAAAATCCCTCCTCTCACCTTTGGGCTTCTCAGTGTGGGCCTCCTCCCTGGGGCCTCAGCTGTCTTCTGGCTCTGCAG CATATCTTGGTCCTGGCTTCTCTGCTCTGTGCCTCCCACCTGCTCCTGCTTCAAGGACTCCCGCCAGGAGAgctctcttcctcccctgcccagcTCTTGGCCTCCAGCTTCTTTTCCTGTGGTGTGTCCACCATCCTGCAAATTTGGATCGGCAGCAG GCTGCCTCTTGTCCAGGCTCCATCCTTAGAGTTCCTTGTCCCTGCTCTGGTGCTGACCCAGAAGTTACCTCTGGCCATCCAGACCCCTGGAAACt CCTCCCTTGTGCTGCGCCGGTGTGGGGGGCCTGGCTGCCCTGGCCTGGCGCTCTGGAACACTTCTCTCCGAGAG GTGTCCGGGGCTGTGGTGGTATCTGGGCTGCTGCAGGGCACGCTGGGGCTGTTGGGGGGTCCTGGCCACTTGTTCCCCCACTGTGGGCCCCTGGTGCTGGCCCCCAGCCTGGTGGTGGCAGGGTTCTCTGCCCACAGGGAGGTGGCCCTCTTCTGCTCTACTCACTGGGGCCTGGCCTTGCT CACCTGGGCTCCTGCCAGGTACCCCCGTGCCCCTGGCGGCCAGCTTCAAACTCTTCACCCCACACTCCCATTCCTGTCTTCCGGCTCTTCTCGGTAT AGCTGGCTGCATCCCCCAAGGCACCATGGGTCTGGCTGCCTCACCCAG GCGGGATCTCGGAGAGTGGCACACTTGGCGGGGCTGCTGTGCGTGGGGCTTGGGCTCTCCCCGAGGCTGGCCCAGCTCCTCACCGCCATCCCGCTGCCTGTGCTTG GTGGGGTACTTGGGGTGACCCAGGCCGTGGTTCTGTCTACTGGATTCTCCAGCTTCCACCTGGCTGACATTGACTCTGGGCGGAATGTCTTCATTGTTGGCTTCTCCATCTTCATGGCCCTGCTGCTGCCAAGATGGCTTCGAGAAGCCCCGGTCCTGATGAGcacag GCTGGAGCCCCTTGGATGTGCTACTGCGCTCGCTGCTCACAGAGCCCATCTTCCTGGCAGGACTCTTGGGCTTCCTCTTAGAGAACACCATTCCCG GTACAAGGCTTGAGCGAGGCCTAGGTCAAGGGATGCCATCTCCTTTTGCTGCCCCAAAGGCTCAGATGCCTGAGAAGTCCAGGGAGAAGGGTGCCAAAGAGTACGAGCTTCCTTTCCCCATCCAAAAGTTGCATCCCTGCATCCCCCAGCCCCTCCGTTGCCTCTGCCCGCTGCCTGAAGACCCTGGGAATGAGGAAGGAGGGCCCTCTGAGCCAGGAGAGACAGCCGACTTGTTGCCTGGCTTTGGGGAGCAGTGTCCTGAGTCTAGCAGAGAACTTGGGTCCCAGTGA
- the SLC23A3 gene encoding solute carrier family 23 member 3 isoform X3, which yields MSRSPHHPIQLRSMDLQDALAPLPLSSSPLPPPLPPPQSAVQNPSSHLWASQCGPPPWGLSCLLALQHILVLASLLCASHLLLLQGLPPGELSSSPAQLLASSFFSCGVSTILQIWIGSRLPLVQAPSLEFLVPALVLTQKLPLAIQTPGNSSLVLRRCGGPGCPGLALWNTSLREHLGSCQVPPCPWRPASNSSPHTPIPVFRLFSVLVPVACVWIISALLGLRLIPLELAASPKAPWVWLPHPAEWTWPLLTPRALAAGISMALAASTSSLGCYALCGRLLQLPSPPPHACSRGLSLEGLGSVLAGMLGSPMGTASSFPNVGTVSLIQAGSRRVAHLAGLLCVGLGLSPRLAQLLTAIPLPVLGGVLGVTQAVVLSTGFSSFHLADIDSGRNVFIVGFSIFMALLLPRWLREAPVLMSTGWSPLDVLLRSLLTEPIFLAGLLGFLLENTIPGTRLERGLGQGMPSPFAAPKAQMPEKSREKGAKEYELPFPIQKLHPCIPQPLRCLCPLPEDPGNEEGGPSEPGETADLLPGFGEQCPESSRELGSQ from the exons ATGAGCCGATCACCCCACCATCCCATCCAACTCCGATCCATGGACCTGCAGGATGCCCTGGCTCCTCTGCCATTGTCGTcgtcaccactgccaccaccgcTGCCGCCACCACAATCTGCTGTCCAAAATCCCTCCTCTCACCTTTGGGCTTCTCAGTGTGGGCCTCCTCCCTGGGGCCTCAGCTGTCTTCTGGCTCTGCAG CATATCTTGGTCCTGGCTTCTCTGCTCTGTGCCTCCCACCTGCTCCTGCTTCAAGGACTCCCGCCAGGAGAgctctcttcctcccctgcccagcTCTTGGCCTCCAGCTTCTTTTCCTGTGGTGTGTCCACCATCCTGCAAATTTGGATCGGCAGCAG GCTGCCTCTTGTCCAGGCTCCATCCTTAGAGTTCCTTGTCCCTGCTCTGGTGCTGACCCAGAAGTTACCTCTGGCCATCCAGACCCCTGGAAACt CCTCCCTTGTGCTGCGCCGGTGTGGGGGGCCTGGCTGCCCTGGCCTGGCGCTCTGGAACACTTCTCTCCGAGAG CACCTGGGCTCCTGCCAGGTACCCCCGTGCCCCTGGCGGCCAGCTTCAAACTCTTCACCCCACACTCCCATTCCTGTCTTCCGGCTCTTCTCG GTACTGGTGCCGGTGGCCTGTGTGTGGATCATCTCTGCGCTTCTGGGGCTGCGCCTCATCCCTCTAGAGCTGGCTGCATCCCCCAAGGCACCATGGGTCTGGCTGCCTCACCCAG ctgAGTGGACCTGGCCCTTGCTGACACCCAGGGCTCTGGCTGCAGGCATCTCCATGGCTTTGGCAGCCTCCACCAGCTCCCTGGGCTGCTATGCCCTGTGTGGCCGGCTGTTGCAATTGCCTTCGCCCCCTCCACATGCGTGCAGCCGAGGGCTGAGCCTGGAGGGTCTGGGCAGTGTGCTGGCCGGGAtgttggggagcccaatgggcaCTGCATCCAGCTTCCCCAACGTGGGCACAGTGAGTCTTATCCAG GCGGGATCTCGGAGAGTGGCACACTTGGCGGGGCTGCTGTGCGTGGGGCTTGGGCTCTCCCCGAGGCTGGCCCAGCTCCTCACCGCCATCCCGCTGCCTGTGCTTG GTGGGGTACTTGGGGTGACCCAGGCCGTGGTTCTGTCTACTGGATTCTCCAGCTTCCACCTGGCTGACATTGACTCTGGGCGGAATGTCTTCATTGTTGGCTTCTCCATCTTCATGGCCCTGCTGCTGCCAAGATGGCTTCGAGAAGCCCCGGTCCTGATGAGcacag GCTGGAGCCCCTTGGATGTGCTACTGCGCTCGCTGCTCACAGAGCCCATCTTCCTGGCAGGACTCTTGGGCTTCCTCTTAGAGAACACCATTCCCG GTACAAGGCTTGAGCGAGGCCTAGGTCAAGGGATGCCATCTCCTTTTGCTGCCCCAAAGGCTCAGATGCCTGAGAAGTCCAGGGAGAAGGGTGCCAAAGAGTACGAGCTTCCTTTCCCCATCCAAAAGTTGCATCCCTGCATCCCCCAGCCCCTCCGTTGCCTCTGCCCGCTGCCTGAAGACCCTGGGAATGAGGAAGGAGGGCCCTCTGAGCCAGGAGAGACAGCCGACTTGTTGCCTGGCTTTGGGGAGCAGTGTCCTGAGTCTAGCAGAGAACTTGGGTCCCAGTGA
- the SLC23A3 gene encoding solute carrier family 23 member 3 isoform X2: protein MSRSPHHPIQLRSMDLQDALAPLPLSSSPLPPPLPPPQSAVQNPSSHLWASQCGPPPWGLSCLLALQHILVLASLLCASHLLLLQGLPPGELSSSPAQLLASSFFSCGVSTILQIWIGSRLPLVQAPSLEFLVPALVLTQKLPLAIQTPGNSSLVLRRCGGPGCPGLALWNTSLREVSGAVVVSGLLQGTLGLLGGPGHLFPHCGPLVLAPSLVVAGFSAHREVALFCSTHWGLALLLILLVVVCSQHLGSCQVPPCPWRPASNSSPHTPIPVFRLFSVLVPVACVWIISALLGLRLIPLELAASPKAPWVWLPHPAEWTWPLLTPRALAAGISMALAASTSSLGCYALCGRLLQLPSPPPHACSRGLSLEGLGSVLAGMLGSPMGTASSFPNVGTVSLIQAGSRRVAHLAGLLCVGLGLSPRLAQLLTAIPLPVLGGVLGVTQAVVLSTGFSSFHLADIDSGRNVFIVGFSIFMALLLPRWLREAPVLMSTGLLGFLLENTIPGTRLERGLGQGMPSPFAAPKAQMPEKSREKGAKEYELPFPIQKLHPCIPQPLRCLCPLPEDPGNEEGGPSEPGETADLLPGFGEQCPESSRELGSQ, encoded by the exons ATGAGCCGATCACCCCACCATCCCATCCAACTCCGATCCATGGACCTGCAGGATGCCCTGGCTCCTCTGCCATTGTCGTcgtcaccactgccaccaccgcTGCCGCCACCACAATCTGCTGTCCAAAATCCCTCCTCTCACCTTTGGGCTTCTCAGTGTGGGCCTCCTCCCTGGGGCCTCAGCTGTCTTCTGGCTCTGCAG CATATCTTGGTCCTGGCTTCTCTGCTCTGTGCCTCCCACCTGCTCCTGCTTCAAGGACTCCCGCCAGGAGAgctctcttcctcccctgcccagcTCTTGGCCTCCAGCTTCTTTTCCTGTGGTGTGTCCACCATCCTGCAAATTTGGATCGGCAGCAG GCTGCCTCTTGTCCAGGCTCCATCCTTAGAGTTCCTTGTCCCTGCTCTGGTGCTGACCCAGAAGTTACCTCTGGCCATCCAGACCCCTGGAAACt CCTCCCTTGTGCTGCGCCGGTGTGGGGGGCCTGGCTGCCCTGGCCTGGCGCTCTGGAACACTTCTCTCCGAGAG GTGTCCGGGGCTGTGGTGGTATCTGGGCTGCTGCAGGGCACGCTGGGGCTGTTGGGGGGTCCTGGCCACTTGTTCCCCCACTGTGGGCCCCTGGTGCTGGCCCCCAGCCTGGTGGTGGCAGGGTTCTCTGCCCACAGGGAGGTGGCCCTCTTCTGCTCTACTCACTGGGGCCTGGCCTTGCT GCTTATCCTGCTCGTGGTGGTCTGTTCTCAGCACCTGGGCTCCTGCCAGGTACCCCCGTGCCCCTGGCGGCCAGCTTCAAACTCTTCACCCCACACTCCCATTCCTGTCTTCCGGCTCTTCTCG GTACTGGTGCCGGTGGCCTGTGTGTGGATCATCTCTGCGCTTCTGGGGCTGCGCCTCATCCCTCTAGAGCTGGCTGCATCCCCCAAGGCACCATGGGTCTGGCTGCCTCACCCAG ctgAGTGGACCTGGCCCTTGCTGACACCCAGGGCTCTGGCTGCAGGCATCTCCATGGCTTTGGCAGCCTCCACCAGCTCCCTGGGCTGCTATGCCCTGTGTGGCCGGCTGTTGCAATTGCCTTCGCCCCCTCCACATGCGTGCAGCCGAGGGCTGAGCCTGGAGGGTCTGGGCAGTGTGCTGGCCGGGAtgttggggagcccaatgggcaCTGCATCCAGCTTCCCCAACGTGGGCACAGTGAGTCTTATCCAG GCGGGATCTCGGAGAGTGGCACACTTGGCGGGGCTGCTGTGCGTGGGGCTTGGGCTCTCCCCGAGGCTGGCCCAGCTCCTCACCGCCATCCCGCTGCCTGTGCTTG GTGGGGTACTTGGGGTGACCCAGGCCGTGGTTCTGTCTACTGGATTCTCCAGCTTCCACCTGGCTGACATTGACTCTGGGCGGAATGTCTTCATTGTTGGCTTCTCCATCTTCATGGCCCTGCTGCTGCCAAGATGGCTTCGAGAAGCCCCGGTCCTGATGAGcacag GACTCTTGGGCTTCCTCTTAGAGAACACCATTCCCG GTACAAGGCTTGAGCGAGGCCTAGGTCAAGGGATGCCATCTCCTTTTGCTGCCCCAAAGGCTCAGATGCCTGAGAAGTCCAGGGAGAAGGGTGCCAAAGAGTACGAGCTTCCTTTCCCCATCCAAAAGTTGCATCCCTGCATCCCCCAGCCCCTCCGTTGCCTCTGCCCGCTGCCTGAAGACCCTGGGAATGAGGAAGGAGGGCCCTCTGAGCCAGGAGAGACAGCCGACTTGTTGCCTGGCTTTGGGGAGCAGTGTCCTGAGTCTAGCAGAGAACTTGGGTCCCAGTGA
- the SLC23A3 gene encoding solute carrier family 23 member 3 isoform X1, producing the protein MSRSPHHPIQLRSMDLQDALAPLPLSSSPLPPPLPPPQSAVQNPSSHLWASQCGPPPWGLSCLLALQHILVLASLLCASHLLLLQGLPPGELSSSPAQLLASSFFSCGVSTILQIWIGSRLPLVQAPSLEFLVPALVLTQKLPLAIQTPGNSSLVLRRCGGPGCPGLALWNTSLREVSGAVVVSGLLQGTLGLLGGPGHLFPHCGPLVLAPSLVVAGFSAHREVALFCSTHWGLALLLILLVVVCSQHLGSCQVPPCPWRPASNSSPHTPIPVFRLFSVLVPVACVWIISALLGLRLIPLELAASPKAPWVWLPHPAEWTWPLLTPRALAAGISMALAASTSSLGCYALCGRLLQLPSPPPHACSRGLSLEGLGSVLAGMLGSPMGTASSFPNVGTVSLIQAGSRRVAHLAGLLCVGLGLSPRLAQLLTAIPLPVLGGVLGVTQAVVLSTGFSSFHLADIDSGRNVFIVGFSIFMALLLPRWLREAPVLMSTGWSPLDVLLRSLLTEPIFLAGLLGFLLENTIPGTRLERGLGQGMPSPFAAPKAQMPEKSREKGAKEYELPFPIQKLHPCIPQPLRCLCPLPEDPGNEEGGPSEPGETADLLPGFGEQCPESSRELGSQ; encoded by the exons ATGAGCCGATCACCCCACCATCCCATCCAACTCCGATCCATGGACCTGCAGGATGCCCTGGCTCCTCTGCCATTGTCGTcgtcaccactgccaccaccgcTGCCGCCACCACAATCTGCTGTCCAAAATCCCTCCTCTCACCTTTGGGCTTCTCAGTGTGGGCCTCCTCCCTGGGGCCTCAGCTGTCTTCTGGCTCTGCAG CATATCTTGGTCCTGGCTTCTCTGCTCTGTGCCTCCCACCTGCTCCTGCTTCAAGGACTCCCGCCAGGAGAgctctcttcctcccctgcccagcTCTTGGCCTCCAGCTTCTTTTCCTGTGGTGTGTCCACCATCCTGCAAATTTGGATCGGCAGCAG GCTGCCTCTTGTCCAGGCTCCATCCTTAGAGTTCCTTGTCCCTGCTCTGGTGCTGACCCAGAAGTTACCTCTGGCCATCCAGACCCCTGGAAACt CCTCCCTTGTGCTGCGCCGGTGTGGGGGGCCTGGCTGCCCTGGCCTGGCGCTCTGGAACACTTCTCTCCGAGAG GTGTCCGGGGCTGTGGTGGTATCTGGGCTGCTGCAGGGCACGCTGGGGCTGTTGGGGGGTCCTGGCCACTTGTTCCCCCACTGTGGGCCCCTGGTGCTGGCCCCCAGCCTGGTGGTGGCAGGGTTCTCTGCCCACAGGGAGGTGGCCCTCTTCTGCTCTACTCACTGGGGCCTGGCCTTGCT GCTTATCCTGCTCGTGGTGGTCTGTTCTCAGCACCTGGGCTCCTGCCAGGTACCCCCGTGCCCCTGGCGGCCAGCTTCAAACTCTTCACCCCACACTCCCATTCCTGTCTTCCGGCTCTTCTCG GTACTGGTGCCGGTGGCCTGTGTGTGGATCATCTCTGCGCTTCTGGGGCTGCGCCTCATCCCTCTAGAGCTGGCTGCATCCCCCAAGGCACCATGGGTCTGGCTGCCTCACCCAG ctgAGTGGACCTGGCCCTTGCTGACACCCAGGGCTCTGGCTGCAGGCATCTCCATGGCTTTGGCAGCCTCCACCAGCTCCCTGGGCTGCTATGCCCTGTGTGGCCGGCTGTTGCAATTGCCTTCGCCCCCTCCACATGCGTGCAGCCGAGGGCTGAGCCTGGAGGGTCTGGGCAGTGTGCTGGCCGGGAtgttggggagcccaatgggcaCTGCATCCAGCTTCCCCAACGTGGGCACAGTGAGTCTTATCCAG GCGGGATCTCGGAGAGTGGCACACTTGGCGGGGCTGCTGTGCGTGGGGCTTGGGCTCTCCCCGAGGCTGGCCCAGCTCCTCACCGCCATCCCGCTGCCTGTGCTTG GTGGGGTACTTGGGGTGACCCAGGCCGTGGTTCTGTCTACTGGATTCTCCAGCTTCCACCTGGCTGACATTGACTCTGGGCGGAATGTCTTCATTGTTGGCTTCTCCATCTTCATGGCCCTGCTGCTGCCAAGATGGCTTCGAGAAGCCCCGGTCCTGATGAGcacag GCTGGAGCCCCTTGGATGTGCTACTGCGCTCGCTGCTCACAGAGCCCATCTTCCTGGCAGGACTCTTGGGCTTCCTCTTAGAGAACACCATTCCCG GTACAAGGCTTGAGCGAGGCCTAGGTCAAGGGATGCCATCTCCTTTTGCTGCCCCAAAGGCTCAGATGCCTGAGAAGTCCAGGGAGAAGGGTGCCAAAGAGTACGAGCTTCCTTTCCCCATCCAAAAGTTGCATCCCTGCATCCCCCAGCCCCTCCGTTGCCTCTGCCCGCTGCCTGAAGACCCTGGGAATGAGGAAGGAGGGCCCTCTGAGCCAGGAGAGACAGCCGACTTGTTGCCTGGCTTTGGGGAGCAGTGTCCTGAGTCTAGCAGAGAACTTGGGTCCCAGTGA
- the CNPPD1 gene encoding protein CNPPD1 isoform X1, translated as MSSNKQGNIWQQFVVAHLAFQCLERPRRAAGGGAMDLAGLLRDEEGTFCLTGFQDFTFLPGHQKLSARIRRRLYYGWDWEADCSLEELSSPVADIAVELLQKAAPSPIRRLQKKYVAHVSREACISPCAMMLALVYIERLRHRNPGYLQHVSSSDLFLISMMVASKYLYDEGEEEEVFNDEWGAAGGVAVPTLNALERGFLSAMDWRLYTDPREIFEVLSWLESCVAEQQGRRRGWYTYTDLCVLLEQPAWQLALGSLCQRLAKLSCLLAMAYVSSVALAVASVAVIHQSLGLSCSPSPGPPDLGLVSRCLLEPCLPSSVPQCLPRPVNVSSCLDGDTGLRSLWGSLLASLTPPPLPPPDPPAPPTLLHNCPLCQKLQRDTPSCHACHHSNHTVPTGPPNPGYHSRNLAPPWPWSPMLPLLPQPQQCSLFSVMELARLKSFIFPG; from the exons ATGTCTtcaaacaaacaaggaaacattTGGCAGCAATTCGTTGTCGCGCATCTCGCTTTTCAGTGCCTCGAACGTCCGCGTCG GGCGGCAGGTGGCGGCGCGATGGACCTGGCCGGGCTCCTGCGGGACGAAGAGGGCACCTTCTGCCTCACCGGCTTCCAGGACTTCACG TTCCTCCCAGGACACCAGAAACTGAGTGCTCGGATCCGAAGGAGACTCTACTATGGCTGGGACTGGGAAGCTGACTGCAGCTTGGAGGAGCTCTCCAGCCCCGTGGCAG ACATTGCTGTGGAACTGCTCCAGAAGGCAGCCCCCAGCCCTATTCGTCGACTCCAGAAGAAATACGTAGCTCATGTGTCCAG GGAGGCGTGCATCTCCCCATGTGCTATGATGCTTGCCCTGGTGTACATTGAGCGGCTCCGGCATCGAAACCCAGGCTACCTACAGCACGTGTCATCCTCTGACTTGTTCCTGATCTCCATG ATGGTGGCCAGTAAGTACCTCTATgatgaaggggaggaggaggaggtcttCAACGATGAATGGGGAGCGGCAGGGGGCGTGGCCGTGCCCACTCTCAACGCCCTGGAGCGGGGCTTCCTGAGTGCCATG GATTGGCGTCTCTATACTGATCCTCGGGAGATCTTTGAGGTGCTGAGCTGGCTGGAGAGCTG TGTGGCTGAGCAGCAGGGACGGCGGCGGGGCTGGTATACCTACACAGACCTGTGTGTGCTGCTGGAGCAACCAGCCTGGCAGTTGGCCCTGGGCTCCCTCTGCCAGCGACTGGCAAAG CTGTCCTGCCTGTTGGCTATGGCATATGTGAGCAGTGTGGCCCTGGCGGTGGCATCGGTGGCCGTAATTCATCAGTCCTTGGGGCTGtcctgcagcccctccccaggcccccccgACCTTGGACTGGTCTCCAGGTGCCTCTTGGAACCCTGCCTACCTTCTTCTGTGCCACAGTGCCTGCCGCGTCCCGTTAATGTCTCCAGCTGCCTAGATGGCGACACAGGGCTGCGTTCACTCTGGGGCAGTCTTCTGGCTTCACTGACACCTCCACCATTGCCTCCCCCagaccctcctgcccctcccactctgcTCCATAACTGTCCCCTCTGCCAGAAGCTCCAGAGAGATACCCCAAGCTGCCACGCCTGCCACCACTCCAACCATACAGTTCCCACTGGGCCCCCCAACCCTGGGTACCACTCCCGTAACCTGGCTCCCCCCTGGCCCTGGAGCCCaatgctccctctgctcccccaaccTCAGCAGTGTTCCCTTTTCAGTGTCATGGAGCTAGCCCGTCTCAAGTCTTTCATTTTCCCAGGCTAG
- the CNPPD1 gene encoding protein CNPPD1 isoform X2: protein MDLAGLLRDEEGTFCLTGFQDFTFLPGHQKLSARIRRRLYYGWDWEADCSLEELSSPVADIAVELLQKAAPSPIRRLQKKYVAHVSREACISPCAMMLALVYIERLRHRNPGYLQHVSSSDLFLISMMVASKYLYDEGEEEEVFNDEWGAAGGVAVPTLNALERGFLSAMDWRLYTDPREIFEVLSWLESCVAEQQGRRRGWYTYTDLCVLLEQPAWQLALGSLCQRLAKLSCLLAMAYVSSVALAVASVAVIHQSLGLSCSPSPGPPDLGLVSRCLLEPCLPSSVPQCLPRPVNVSSCLDGDTGLRSLWGSLLASLTPPPLPPPDPPAPPTLLHNCPLCQKLQRDTPSCHACHHSNHTVPTGPPNPGYHSRNLAPPWPWSPMLPLLPQPQQCSLFSVMELARLKSFIFPG from the exons ATGGACCTGGCCGGGCTCCTGCGGGACGAAGAGGGCACCTTCTGCCTCACCGGCTTCCAGGACTTCACG TTCCTCCCAGGACACCAGAAACTGAGTGCTCGGATCCGAAGGAGACTCTACTATGGCTGGGACTGGGAAGCTGACTGCAGCTTGGAGGAGCTCTCCAGCCCCGTGGCAG ACATTGCTGTGGAACTGCTCCAGAAGGCAGCCCCCAGCCCTATTCGTCGACTCCAGAAGAAATACGTAGCTCATGTGTCCAG GGAGGCGTGCATCTCCCCATGTGCTATGATGCTTGCCCTGGTGTACATTGAGCGGCTCCGGCATCGAAACCCAGGCTACCTACAGCACGTGTCATCCTCTGACTTGTTCCTGATCTCCATG ATGGTGGCCAGTAAGTACCTCTATgatgaaggggaggaggaggaggtcttCAACGATGAATGGGGAGCGGCAGGGGGCGTGGCCGTGCCCACTCTCAACGCCCTGGAGCGGGGCTTCCTGAGTGCCATG GATTGGCGTCTCTATACTGATCCTCGGGAGATCTTTGAGGTGCTGAGCTGGCTGGAGAGCTG TGTGGCTGAGCAGCAGGGACGGCGGCGGGGCTGGTATACCTACACAGACCTGTGTGTGCTGCTGGAGCAACCAGCCTGGCAGTTGGCCCTGGGCTCCCTCTGCCAGCGACTGGCAAAG CTGTCCTGCCTGTTGGCTATGGCATATGTGAGCAGTGTGGCCCTGGCGGTGGCATCGGTGGCCGTAATTCATCAGTCCTTGGGGCTGtcctgcagcccctccccaggcccccccgACCTTGGACTGGTCTCCAGGTGCCTCTTGGAACCCTGCCTACCTTCTTCTGTGCCACAGTGCCTGCCGCGTCCCGTTAATGTCTCCAGCTGCCTAGATGGCGACACAGGGCTGCGTTCACTCTGGGGCAGTCTTCTGGCTTCACTGACACCTCCACCATTGCCTCCCCCagaccctcctgcccctcccactctgcTCCATAACTGTCCCCTCTGCCAGAAGCTCCAGAGAGATACCCCAAGCTGCCACGCCTGCCACCACTCCAACCATACAGTTCCCACTGGGCCCCCCAACCCTGGGTACCACTCCCGTAACCTGGCTCCCCCCTGGCCCTGGAGCCCaatgctccctctgctcccccaaccTCAGCAGTGTTCCCTTTTCAGTGTCATGGAGCTAGCCCGTCTCAAGTCTTTCATTTTCCCAGGCTAG